In a genomic window of Shouchella clausii:
- a CDS encoding PTS transporter subunit EIIC, with translation MNNEKLARQIIQEVGGKENINSVIHCVTRLRFKLKDQSLAKTEVIKNLPGVMTVVISGGQYQVVIGNQVSNVYAEVSKLLGKETAEEIDETVEEEGGMFSKFVSLMSGIFMPVMGVLAAAGILKGFLVALTVLGWISEEMGVYKILFAASDAFFYFLPILLGFSAGKTFKTNQYITATIGAALVYPTMLEMYNAGEALTFLQIPVVLMNYTQSVIPIILAAFIIAKLEKLLLQAIPKALQLIFVPLIILVIIVPLSFIVIGPISVYASELLAKGAMALYSLSPAITGLVLAGIWQIAVIFGLHWAFIPIFINNITTMGFDPINALLYCTVFAQTGSALAVALKTKETKMKTLSTTATLSGFLGITEPAIYGVNLPLKRPFIMACIGGGVGGAIAGFFSGKMYGGFASGGVFGIPMFIDPKGVTSEFYGFVISLIAALTIAFILTYLFGYNQKMQLKHDKKVT, from the coding sequence TTGAATAATGAAAAGCTTGCGAGACAAATTATCCAAGAGGTAGGCGGTAAAGAGAATATTAACAGCGTGATACACTGTGTGACGCGCTTAAGGTTCAAGCTTAAAGATCAATCTCTTGCGAAAACAGAAGTGATAAAAAATTTGCCTGGAGTAATGACAGTTGTAATAAGCGGTGGACAGTACCAAGTTGTAATTGGTAATCAAGTTTCCAATGTTTATGCTGAAGTATCCAAATTACTCGGAAAAGAAACTGCTGAAGAGATAGATGAAACGGTTGAAGAAGAAGGGGGGATGTTTAGCAAGTTTGTATCACTGATGTCCGGAATATTTATGCCTGTAATGGGGGTATTAGCCGCTGCTGGTATTTTAAAAGGGTTTTTGGTTGCTTTAACAGTACTTGGTTGGATATCAGAGGAAATGGGCGTTTACAAGATTTTATTTGCTGCTTCAGATGCATTCTTTTATTTCCTGCCCATTTTACTTGGATTCTCAGCCGGTAAAACATTTAAAACGAATCAATATATAACAGCTACTATCGGGGCTGCGCTTGTTTATCCTACGATGTTGGAAATGTATAATGCTGGTGAAGCGTTAACTTTTCTTCAGATCCCTGTTGTCTTAATGAATTATACGCAATCAGTTATACCGATTATTCTGGCTGCATTCATTATAGCCAAATTGGAGAAATTGCTTCTTCAAGCAATTCCAAAGGCACTGCAATTAATTTTTGTTCCTTTAATCATATTAGTAATCATCGTTCCTTTATCATTTATTGTAATAGGGCCGATTTCTGTATATGCTAGTGAATTGTTAGCTAAAGGGGCTATGGCTTTGTATTCATTAAGCCCTGCTATTACAGGCTTAGTTCTTGCTGGAATATGGCAAATAGCGGTTATATTTGGACTGCATTGGGCTTTTATTCCAATTTTCATAAATAATATAACAACAATGGGCTTCGATCCTATTAATGCTTTATTGTATTGTACTGTTTTTGCTCAAACTGGTTCAGCTTTGGCTGTTGCATTAAAAACAAAAGAAACCAAAATGAAAACGTTATCAACAACAGCTACATTATCTGGATTTTTAGGTATTACAGAACCTGCAATTTATGGGGTTAACTTACCGCTGAAACGGCCATTTATTATGGCGTGTATTGGCGGCGGTGTAGGTGGCGCAATCGCAGGATTTTTTAGCGGGAAGATGTATGGAGGATTTGCTTCAGGTGGTGTTTTTGGTATCCCGATGTTTATTGATCCGAAAGGTGTTACCTCAGAATTTTATGGATTTGTCATTTCACTGATTGCCGCTTTGACAATTGCATTTATCTTGACTTACCTATTTGGGTATAACCAAAAAATGCAATTAAAACATGATAAAAAAGTAACATAA
- the glpK gene encoding glycerol kinase GlpK gives MDDQYILVIDQSTSGTKALIVDQQGNVVAKKTGSHKQIYPQSGWVEHDPIEIYERVKEVINAIAESNQTIISKLKALTITNQRETVIVWDKQTGEPVYNAIVWQCRRTTSICTFLKQEGYEEKIHSKTGLTIDPYFSATKVKWILDNITGARERAENGDLLLGTMDSWLLWKLTTGSVHATDVTNASRTLLFNINSLNWDDELLDIFDIPKLMLPEVKFSDEVYGFIEDRELFIPKIPVSGIIGDSQAALFAQRCFDKGMAKATFGTGTSVMVYTEEHVDAKDGLVTSIAWGLNGEVTYASEGIIHTTGDIMKWMKEDLTLFDDFSEAETLAAMLEDNGGVYLVPAFVGLGAPYWSPNTRAGITGMSRNTNKSHIIRAGLESIVYQVKDVVQLIYQDTNVAVKELKVDGGATTNAFLMQFLSDVLGIRVIVSNVSELSALGSAYLGGLGIRLWDSIEVIDQLRNEQHIFEPKMSPKKREKFYSEWKNAIHALLT, from the coding sequence ATGGATGACCAATACATTCTTGTTATAGACCAGAGCACATCTGGCACAAAAGCGCTTATTGTCGATCAACAAGGCAATGTTGTAGCAAAAAAGACAGGAAGCCACAAGCAAATATATCCTCAATCGGGTTGGGTGGAACATGACCCGATTGAGATATATGAACGTGTAAAGGAAGTAATTAATGCAATAGCTGAATCCAATCAAACAATAATTAGCAAACTAAAAGCCCTTACAATAACAAATCAGCGCGAGACGGTTATTGTTTGGGACAAGCAAACGGGAGAGCCGGTTTATAACGCAATCGTATGGCAATGTCGGAGAACTACTTCTATATGTACATTTCTGAAACAGGAAGGATATGAAGAAAAGATTCATTCGAAGACTGGTCTAACGATTGATCCTTACTTCTCTGCGACTAAAGTAAAGTGGATTCTAGATAATATTACAGGTGCACGAGAGAGGGCGGAAAATGGCGACCTTTTACTCGGAACAATGGATAGCTGGTTGTTATGGAAGCTGACAACTGGGAGCGTTCACGCTACAGACGTAACAAATGCGAGTAGAACACTACTATTTAATATTAATTCCTTAAATTGGGATGATGAATTGCTTGATATTTTTGATATACCAAAATTAATGTTACCTGAAGTGAAATTTTCTGATGAAGTATATGGGTTCATAGAAGATAGAGAATTATTCATCCCTAAGATTCCTGTATCGGGGATTATAGGTGATTCTCAAGCAGCTCTGTTTGCACAACGGTGTTTTGATAAAGGTATGGCAAAAGCTACTTTTGGGACAGGAACATCGGTAATGGTGTATACAGAAGAACACGTAGATGCGAAAGACGGTTTGGTTACTTCCATAGCTTGGGGTCTTAATGGAGAGGTTACGTATGCTTCCGAAGGAATCATCCATACGACAGGTGACATTATGAAGTGGATGAAAGAGGATTTAACTTTATTCGATGATTTCTCTGAAGCTGAAACATTGGCGGCTATGTTGGAGGATAATGGTGGCGTATATTTAGTACCTGCATTTGTTGGACTAGGTGCGCCTTATTGGAGTCCAAATACACGGGCTGGTATTACGGGTATGAGCAGAAACACGAACAAATCTCACATTATAAGAGCAGGATTAGAGAGTATCGTGTACCAGGTAAAAGACGTTGTACAGCTTATCTATCAAGATACGAATGTAGCTGTAAAAGAATTAAAAGTCGATGGCGGTGCAACAACAAATGCATTTTTAATGCAATTTCTATCTGATGTACTTGGAATTAGAGTGATCGTCTCAAATGTTTCCGAGTTATCGGCTCTAGGTTCTGCATACCTTGGTGGGCTCGGCATACGTTTATGGGATTCTATCGAAGTGATTGACCAACTAAGGAATGAACAACATATTTTTGAGCCGAAAATGAGTCCAAAAAAAAGAGAAAAGTTCTATTCAGAATGGAAAAATGCAATTCACGCACTTTTAACCTAA
- the glmM gene encoding phosphoglucosamine mutase, with protein sequence MGKYFGTDGVRGVANSELTPELAFKLGRAGGYVLTKEAAQPKVLIGRDTRISGEMLEASLVAGLLSIGAEVMRLGVISTPGVAFLTKQLSATAGIMISASHNPVEDNGIKFFGSDGFKLLDSQEEEIEALIDGEDTMPRPVGGDVGQLNDYFEGAQKYMQFLKQTVEGGFEGIHVAIDCANGAASSLATHVLADLDADISSMGSSPNGTNINACCGSTHPEELAKLVVEKQADVGLAFDGDADRLIAVNEKGEIVDGDKIMYIIASYLKEQGRLNNNTVVTTVMSNLGFYKALEEKQIETKQTAVGDRYVMEEMRKGNYNLGGEQSGHIIFLDYNTTGDGLLTGVQLLNIMKQTGKPLSELAAGMKTFPQCLINVRVTDKDAVKNNALVQQEIQRVEEAMAGEGRILVRPSGTEPLVRVMVEAKTDELCQQYANQIVDVVKEQLGA encoded by the coding sequence ATGGGTAAATATTTTGGGACAGATGGCGTCAGGGGGGTAGCCAATTCAGAGCTTACGCCTGAACTCGCGTTTAAGTTAGGGCGCGCTGGCGGTTATGTGCTAACGAAAGAGGCGGCGCAACCTAAGGTGTTGATTGGCCGGGATACGCGTATTTCTGGAGAAATGCTTGAGGCTTCCCTAGTGGCTGGTTTGCTTTCAATTGGCGCTGAAGTTATGCGCCTTGGAGTCATTTCAACCCCTGGCGTTGCGTTCCTGACCAAACAACTGAGCGCAACTGCGGGAATTATGATTTCCGCTTCTCATAATCCGGTTGAAGACAATGGCATTAAATTTTTCGGGTCTGACGGATTTAAGCTGCTTGATTCACAAGAAGAGGAAATAGAAGCACTCATTGACGGCGAAGATACGATGCCTCGTCCGGTTGGTGGCGATGTCGGTCAGTTAAATGACTATTTTGAGGGCGCCCAGAAATACATGCAGTTTTTAAAACAAACGGTTGAGGGCGGTTTTGAAGGAATCCACGTCGCCATTGACTGTGCCAACGGTGCTGCCTCATCGCTAGCTACGCACGTACTGGCTGATCTGGACGCAGATATATCGTCGATGGGCTCTTCGCCAAACGGAACCAATATTAATGCATGCTGCGGCTCGACCCATCCTGAAGAGCTGGCAAAGCTAGTTGTGGAAAAACAGGCAGATGTAGGCCTGGCGTTTGACGGCGATGCCGATCGTTTGATCGCAGTCAATGAAAAGGGCGAAATTGTGGACGGCGACAAGATTATGTATATTATCGCTTCCTACTTGAAAGAACAAGGGCGCCTGAACAACAACACGGTTGTCACCACTGTAATGAGCAATCTCGGTTTTTACAAAGCACTCGAGGAAAAACAAATCGAGACGAAGCAGACGGCTGTAGGCGACCGGTATGTGATGGAGGAAATGCGTAAAGGAAATTACAATCTTGGCGGCGAACAGTCTGGCCATATTATTTTTCTTGATTACAACACGACAGGCGATGGCTTGCTTACAGGCGTGCAGCTTTTAAACATTATGAAACAAACAGGGAAGCCTTTGTCCGAACTTGCCGCAGGTATGAAAACATTCCCCCAATGCTTAATCAACGTCCGCGTCACGGATAAAGATGCAGTTAAAAACAATGCCCTCGTCCAACAAGAAATCCAACGTGTGGAGGAGGCAATGGCTGGCGAAGGCCGGATCCTCGTACGCCCGTCTGGCACCGAACCACTTGTGCGGGTGATGGTCGAAGCCAAAACCGATGAGTTGTGCCAACAATACGCCAACCAAATTGTCGATGTCGTAAAAGAACAGCTTGGAGCTTGA
- the glmS gene encoding glutamine--fructose-6-phosphate transaminase (isomerizing), whose translation MCGIVGYIGNEDAKEILLSGLEKLEYRGYDSAGIAVRTESGTEVFKEKGRIATLRKAVDENVHSTVGIGHTRWATHGVPSQLNAHPHQSATERYTLVHNGVIENYEQIKRDYLADVQLKSDTDTEVIVQFIEQLAGEGLTTEEAVSKALSLMKGSYAIALLDKDDPDTIFVGKNKSPLLVGVGENANVVASDAMAMLTVTDQFIEIMDEELVIVRRDRIEIKTLAGDVQERKPYTAELDVSDIEKGTYAHFMLKEIDEQPFVIRNIIQKYQHEDGSTRLDEDIRAAMKESDRIYIVAAGTSYHAGLVGKQLLERVSGKPTEVHIASEFLYNMPLLSEKPLFVFISQSGETADSRGVLVNVKKQGHRTLTITNVPGSTLSREADYTLHTFAGPEIAVASTKAYTAQIAVLALLAVDVANAAGKTLDFDLLQELAIAANAMESLCNQKDEMEQIARDYLSVTRNAFFIGRTSDYFVALEGALKLKEISYIQAEGFAGGELKHGTIALIEDGTPVIALATQEHVNLSIRGNVQEVASRGAATAIISMEGLDQEGDAVVLPRVHELLTPLVSVIPTQLIAYYAALHRGCDVDKPRNLAKSVTVE comes from the coding sequence ATGTGTGGAATTGTTGGGTACATCGGAAATGAGGATGCAAAGGAAATCTTGCTAAGTGGTCTGGAAAAACTGGAATACCGGGGCTACGACTCCGCTGGCATTGCAGTCCGGACAGAAAGCGGTACCGAGGTGTTTAAGGAAAAGGGCCGAATCGCCACATTGCGCAAGGCTGTTGATGAAAATGTCCACTCAACAGTCGGAATCGGGCATACGCGCTGGGCGACTCATGGCGTCCCAAGCCAATTAAACGCACACCCTCATCAAAGCGCAACAGAACGGTATACGCTCGTACACAATGGTGTCATTGAAAACTACGAGCAAATTAAGCGCGATTATTTAGCCGATGTACAGCTAAAAAGCGATACGGACACGGAAGTGATTGTTCAGTTTATTGAACAATTGGCTGGGGAAGGACTTACAACCGAAGAAGCTGTCAGCAAAGCGCTCTCGCTTATGAAGGGCTCTTATGCGATTGCTCTTCTTGATAAGGACGACCCAGACACGATTTTTGTCGGAAAAAACAAGAGCCCGCTTTTAGTTGGTGTTGGCGAAAATGCGAATGTCGTTGCCTCAGACGCAATGGCGATGCTTACTGTCACTGATCAGTTTATTGAAATCATGGATGAAGAGCTCGTGATAGTCAGACGCGATCGCATTGAAATCAAAACATTGGCCGGTGATGTGCAAGAGCGCAAGCCTTACACAGCCGAGCTTGATGTAAGCGACATTGAAAAAGGCACATACGCCCACTTTATGCTAAAAGAGATTGATGAACAACCATTCGTCATTCGCAACATCATCCAAAAGTACCAACACGAAGATGGCAGCACGCGCCTCGATGAAGACATCCGCGCAGCAATGAAAGAAAGCGACCGGATTTACATTGTTGCAGCAGGAACAAGCTACCATGCTGGCCTAGTTGGAAAACAGCTGCTCGAACGCGTTTCCGGCAAACCGACAGAAGTGCATATTGCGAGCGAATTTTTGTACAATATGCCGCTCTTATCTGAAAAACCACTCTTTGTCTTTATTTCACAAAGCGGCGAAACTGCTGATTCCCGCGGCGTGCTCGTGAACGTCAAAAAACAAGGCCACCGCACGCTTACAATTACAAATGTGCCAGGATCGACGCTTTCCCGTGAAGCCGATTATACGCTGCACACGTTTGCAGGGCCAGAAATAGCTGTCGCTTCTACAAAAGCATACACAGCACAAATTGCTGTTCTCGCCTTGCTTGCTGTTGATGTAGCCAACGCAGCAGGAAAAACGCTTGATTTTGATTTGCTGCAAGAGCTAGCCATCGCTGCCAATGCAATGGAGTCGCTCTGCAACCAAAAAGACGAAATGGAACAAATTGCCCGCGATTACTTATCCGTGACACGCAATGCATTCTTTATCGGCCGTACATCCGATTACTTCGTGGCCCTTGAAGGGGCATTGAAGTTAAAAGAGATTTCCTATATTCAAGCAGAAGGATTTGCCGGCGGCGAACTGAAGCATGGCACCATCGCGCTTATTGAAGACGGAACGCCTGTCATTGCCCTCGCTACGCAAGAGCATGTCAACTTAAGCATTCGTGGCAATGTGCAAGAAGTCGCAAGCCGAGGAGCAGCCACAGCGATCATTTCGATGGAAGGTTTAGACCAAGAAGGCGATGCGGTTGTCTTGCCGCGCGTACACGAATTGCTGACGCCACTTGTCTCGGTCATTCCGACACAGCTGATTGCCTACTATGCCGCGCTGCACAGAGGCTGCGACGTCGACAAACCACGGAACTTAGCGAAGAGCGTGACGGTGGAGTAG
- a CDS encoding CdaR family protein, whose product MDKLFNSIWFVRILAFFIALMLFIMVNQDNVGTPSLLPEVTNAPYTIEDQPLEVFYDETRFELVDQPETVSVQLQGSQVSISLFQLTSNRSTEVFVDATDVTTEGEHVLAVNTRNFPSDLSVTTQPQVVRITLKEKQTASIPVRVELENESELGDEFAAGSPIANPVNVEVTADGDTIDQIEEAKVFVDLEGVKETVEDEYPVHFYDESGQELEIEADPNFVSVTVPITSPNKLVPVKMIKENELPDGISIDEVTIEPNEVTVYGPADVLEDIEFVESEPVDLSKVEENGEVTAKLKTPKDAERIEPKEVRVHFSVGKEERQAFSDVPIEIVGAEGTVRFAADQPSAVPVTAFGTKARLDRLSMNDIQLQVDASGSYKGEQSLPISVSGPPHIRFELDDEAMLQFEE is encoded by the coding sequence ATGGATAAACTGTTTAATAGCATTTGGTTTGTGCGGATTCTGGCTTTCTTTATTGCATTGATGTTATTTATTATGGTTAATCAAGATAATGTCGGCACCCCTTCTCTTTTGCCTGAAGTTACCAACGCTCCTTATACAATTGAAGACCAACCACTTGAAGTGTTTTATGATGAAACACGTTTTGAACTAGTTGACCAACCGGAAACAGTGAGTGTGCAGCTCCAAGGTTCGCAAGTGTCGATTTCGCTATTCCAGTTGACAAGCAACCGGTCGACAGAAGTGTTTGTGGACGCGACTGATGTAACTACTGAAGGGGAACATGTGCTAGCCGTCAACACACGCAATTTTCCGAGCGATTTGTCAGTAACAACGCAGCCTCAAGTAGTTCGCATTACTTTAAAAGAAAAACAAACGGCCTCCATCCCGGTGCGTGTGGAGCTTGAGAACGAAAGCGAACTAGGAGACGAGTTTGCTGCTGGTTCGCCAATCGCCAACCCAGTGAATGTAGAAGTGACCGCAGATGGAGACACGATTGACCAAATTGAAGAAGCCAAAGTGTTCGTAGACCTTGAAGGGGTTAAAGAAACGGTTGAAGATGAGTACCCTGTCCATTTTTACGATGAGTCAGGGCAAGAACTGGAGATTGAAGCAGACCCTAATTTTGTTTCGGTGACAGTGCCAATCACGAGCCCAAATAAACTTGTGCCAGTGAAAATGATAAAGGAGAACGAGTTGCCAGACGGAATCAGCATTGATGAAGTGACGATTGAACCTAACGAAGTAACCGTTTATGGGCCGGCTGACGTTCTAGAAGATATTGAGTTCGTAGAGAGCGAGCCAGTTGACTTAAGCAAAGTTGAAGAAAATGGCGAGGTAACGGCAAAACTGAAAACACCGAAGGATGCTGAACGAATTGAACCGAAAGAAGTCCGTGTCCACTTTAGTGTCGGAAAGGAAGAAAGGCAAGCGTTTTCCGACGTGCCGATTGAAATTGTCGGTGCAGAGGGCACTGTCCGTTTCGCAGCAGACCAGCCATCGGCAGTCCCAGTAACAGCATTTGGGACTAAAGCCAGGCTAGATCGTTTGAGCATGAACGATATACAATTGCAGGTGGATGCGAGTGGTTCCTATAAAGGAGAACAGTCGCTTCCTATATCGGTAAGTGGGCCGCCGCATATCCGCTTCGAACTAGACGATGAGGCGATGTTGCAATTCGAAGAGTGA
- a CDS encoding LacI family DNA-binding transcriptional regulator: MKIDDIAKIAKVSKSAVSLALNGKPGVSQETRERILKIAEKHDYNPRPFSKAPNNNKSKIFRFVACTHTGIITDQYQSQSFFMELINNIDQSITSKGYSLIISSINVDSLEQEITNLEKQQRSSGILMLGTNLTEEQIKAVAKLQPNLIVLDTCFETLDVSFIVMNNALGAYQAGEYLVGLGHKKIGYVESNSRMYNFNMRKRGFQKVISENNLMIKPEHIFQMSPTDVSVQEAFKQSILNLKGNLPTALFCECDYMAISVIKTLNDLNLTVPEDISVIGFDNITESKIISPELTTIHVKKDKISSLAVEKLTREIDHNEDVKMKIFVDTELIVRKSCCSQNGT; this comes from the coding sequence ATGAAGATTGATGACATTGCAAAAATTGCCAAGGTCTCCAAGTCCGCCGTTTCATTGGCTTTAAATGGAAAGCCTGGTGTCAGTCAAGAAACGAGAGAAAGAATTTTAAAAATCGCAGAAAAGCACGATTATAACCCAAGACCTTTTTCAAAAGCACCCAACAATAACAAATCAAAGATTTTCCGTTTTGTCGCATGTACACATACCGGAATTATCACTGATCAATATCAATCTCAATCTTTTTTTATGGAGTTAATTAATAATATAGATCAATCTATTACCTCAAAAGGATATTCTTTAATCATTTCCTCAATCAATGTTGACTCATTGGAGCAAGAAATAACTAACCTAGAGAAACAGCAACGTTCTTCTGGAATATTAATGCTAGGAACAAACTTAACTGAAGAGCAAATCAAAGCTGTAGCTAAATTGCAACCAAATTTGATTGTTTTAGATACATGCTTTGAAACCTTAGATGTTAGCTTTATAGTAATGAATAATGCTTTGGGGGCCTATCAAGCGGGGGAATATCTTGTAGGATTAGGTCATAAAAAGATTGGCTATGTTGAATCTAACTCTAGAATGTACAATTTTAATATGAGAAAAAGAGGGTTCCAAAAAGTCATTTCAGAAAACAATTTAATGATCAAGCCTGAACACATATTTCAAATGTCACCTACCGATGTCTCTGTTCAAGAAGCGTTCAAGCAATCGATATTGAATTTAAAAGGCAACTTGCCTACAGCCTTATTTTGTGAATGCGACTACATGGCGATTAGCGTAATCAAAACACTTAACGATTTAAACTTAACCGTTCCTGAAGATATATCAGTCATTGGTTTCGATAATATTACTGAGTCAAAAATAATAAGTCCAGAATTAACGACGATCCATGTAAAGAAAGATAAAATTTCATCACTTGCTGTCGAGAAGTTAACTAGAGAAATAGATCACAATGAAGATGTTAAAATGAAAATCTTTGTCGACACTGAACTTATTGTTAGAAAATCTTGTTGTTCACAAAACGGAACGTGA
- a CDS encoding L-fucose/L-arabinose isomerase family protein yields MDKLKLGFAPTRRFVFSKEDAYKYKELIIKKIKSFGLEIEIVDLEGINDEGLLYNRSDEAAIVNRFQSKGVDALFFPHCNFGTEDLVAKIAKAVDKPILIWGPRDEAPLENGMRLRDTQCGIFATGKVLRRFNVPFTYITNSAVDSKVFERGFKNFIGAANVVKQFKQLRILQISTRPSDFWSVICNEGELLEKFGIQIYPITLDEIKQKTLKVEEEGSAELDQAIDYIKETLDWSMVEEKYIRRIASLKVAMKRYAEETGSSAIAIQCWSTLQDIIGIMPCLANAILTDEQIPVTCETDIHGAITSIMVQAATLNTLPTFFADITIRHPENPNGELLFHCGNFPVSLSVEEKPKLNKHFLFEDHSPGTHEGEIKGGEMTIARFDGDHGEYSIFLGKAKGIEGPYSRGSYVWVEVNDWPLWEEKLVKGPYIHHSTGIHANVIPVIYEACQYIPGLTPDPVDPTTEEIQAWLRGSDINE; encoded by the coding sequence ATGGATAAGCTAAAGTTGGGCTTTGCTCCAACACGGAGATTCGTGTTTAGTAAAGAAGACGCATATAAATACAAAGAGTTGATAATAAAGAAAATAAAGAGTTTTGGATTGGAAATAGAAATTGTCGATTTAGAAGGAATCAATGACGAAGGTCTACTATATAATCGTTCAGATGAAGCTGCGATTGTAAATCGATTTCAATCTAAGGGTGTAGATGCATTATTTTTTCCGCATTGTAATTTTGGTACGGAAGATCTTGTGGCCAAAATTGCCAAAGCAGTCGATAAACCTATATTAATATGGGGACCGAGAGATGAGGCTCCACTGGAAAATGGGATGCGACTGCGGGATACGCAATGTGGAATCTTTGCAACAGGCAAGGTGCTTCGCAGGTTTAACGTACCGTTTACTTATATAACAAACAGTGCTGTTGATTCTAAAGTCTTTGAAAGAGGATTTAAAAATTTTATCGGTGCCGCGAATGTTGTGAAGCAATTTAAACAGCTCCGAATCCTTCAAATCTCAACCAGACCTTCTGATTTTTGGTCAGTGATATGTAATGAAGGGGAATTGCTGGAAAAGTTCGGGATCCAAATTTACCCGATTACCTTAGATGAAATAAAGCAAAAAACGTTAAAAGTTGAGGAAGAAGGAAGTGCAGAGTTAGATCAAGCGATCGACTATATTAAAGAAACACTTGACTGGAGCATGGTTGAAGAAAAATACATTCGTCGTATTGCTTCACTAAAAGTTGCGATGAAGCGATATGCCGAAGAAACAGGCAGCTCAGCTATTGCTATTCAATGCTGGTCTACATTACAAGACATCATTGGAATTATGCCTTGTTTGGCAAATGCAATCTTAACTGATGAACAAATCCCAGTTACTTGCGAAACAGATATTCATGGTGCAATCACATCCATTATGGTTCAAGCAGCAACTTTGAACACGTTACCAACTTTTTTTGCAGATATTACAATTAGACACCCTGAAAATCCAAATGGAGAGTTGCTATTCCATTGTGGAAATTTTCCGGTTTCCCTAAGTGTGGAAGAGAAGCCTAAGTTAAATAAACACTTTTTATTTGAAGATCATTCACCTGGTACGCATGAAGGGGAGATAAAAGGCGGGGAGATGACAATCGCGCGCTTTGATGGTGACCATGGAGAGTATTCCATTTTTTTAGGGAAAGCTAAAGGAATTGAAGGGCCATATTCAAGAGGGTCGTATGTATGGGTAGAAGTGAATGATTGGCCGCTATGGGAAGAAAAATTAGTTAAAGGTCCATATATTCACCATTCAACTGGAATTCATGCCAATGTCATACCCGTTATATATGAAGCGTGTCAATATATACCTGGTTTAACACCAGACCCTGTGGATCCTACAACAGAAGAGATTCAAGCTTGGTTGCGTGGCAGTGACATTAATGAATAA
- a CDS encoding transketolase, which translates to MEDIKFLKRKAVEIRKLLLETIYEAGTGHTGSSLSNTDILTVLYYSVMNVDPQNPTWEDRDRYIQSKGHAVESYWAVLADRGFFPKEELKTFSKFKSRLIGHPNNKVSGVEMNTGSLGHGLSISVGMALAAKQDHKSYRVFTLMGDGELAEGSVWEAAMAASQYKLDNLIGIIDRNRLQITGRTSDVMNNEPLDKKWESFGWSVVEVDGNDVAELVRVLNEVPKTIGKPTIILANTIKGKGISLAENVAGWHHHVPTKKEYELAMKELSEQLEVLS; encoded by the coding sequence ATGGAGGATATAAAATTTTTGAAGCGTAAAGCTGTTGAGATCAGAAAGTTGTTGCTTGAAACAATTTATGAAGCTGGTACAGGTCATACAGGCTCATCCTTATCAAACACTGATATTTTAACAGTTCTTTACTATAGTGTGATGAATGTCGACCCGCAAAATCCAACATGGGAAGATAGGGATCGTTATATTCAGAGTAAAGGTCATGCCGTTGAATCTTATTGGGCGGTATTAGCTGATAGGGGGTTTTTCCCAAAAGAAGAATTAAAAACGTTTTCTAAATTCAAGTCTAGATTAATAGGACATCCGAATAATAAGGTTTCAGGCGTGGAGATGAACACTGGGTCATTAGGGCACGGATTATCAATATCGGTGGGAATGGCTTTAGCCGCTAAGCAGGATCATAAATCCTATAGAGTTTTCACATTAATGGGGGATGGTGAGCTAGCAGAAGGCTCTGTTTGGGAAGCCGCTATGGCTGCATCACAATATAAGCTAGACAACTTAATTGGAATCATTGATAGAAATAGATTGCAAATCACTGGTCGTACAAGCGATGTTATGAATAATGAACCACTTGATAAAAAGTGGGAAAGCTTTGGTTGGAGTGTGGTTGAAGTTGATGGCAATGATGTAGCTGAACTAGTAAGAGTTCTAAATGAAGTGCCCAAGACGATTGGAAAACCTACAATCATTCTTGCCAACACAATTAAAGGGAAGGGCATATCACTGGCAGAAAATGTGGCTGGTTGGCACCATCACGTTCCAACTAAAAAAGAGTATGAATTAGCAATGAAGGAACTTTCTGAGCAATTGGAGGTATTATCATGA